A genomic segment from Mycoplasmopsis arginini encodes:
- a CDS encoding ribose-phosphate pyrophosphokinase — MNKAEDNVIIFGMDNSQKLANEIGKYLNKEIKSINKIVFADGEQLIYPEETVRNKTVFIINNTGKPVNDNLMSLLIFIDSLKRASAKRIICVTTYYGYARQDRKTSGRHPITAKLVADLLETAGADKLITLDLHNASIQGFFNIPVDDLRGQFIFSKELRGRKDKFVIVSPDHGGAVRARQLSELLDSDEQIAIIDKRRTGPNVSEIMGVLGNVKNKNVIIFDDIIDTGGTIIHAAETLKAQGAKKIIIAATHGLFSRGFEMFENNPIIDEVIITNSTDHSHLSHFKKLKELSMAEFLGLVIEANINNTSISEIYEDYSNGRV, encoded by the coding sequence ATGAATAAAGCAGAAGACAATGTAATTATTTTTGGAATGGATAATTCCCAAAAATTAGCTAACGAAATCGGAAAGTATTTAAATAAGGAAATTAAATCAATTAATAAAATAGTTTTTGCTGATGGCGAACAACTTATTTATCCTGAAGAAACAGTAAGAAACAAAACAGTTTTTATTATCAATAATACCGGTAAACCAGTTAATGACAATTTAATGAGTTTATTAATTTTTATTGACTCGTTAAAAAGAGCAAGTGCTAAAAGAATTATTTGTGTAACTACATATTACGGATATGCAAGACAAGATCGTAAAACAAGTGGTAGACATCCAATTACTGCGAAATTAGTTGCAGATTTATTAGAAACAGCTGGAGCAGACAAACTTATTACTTTAGATCTACATAATGCTTCAATACAAGGTTTCTTTAATATTCCTGTTGATGATTTAAGAGGTCAATTTATTTTTTCAAAAGAACTAAGAGGAAGAAAAGATAAATTTGTTATTGTTTCACCTGACCACGGTGGAGCTGTAAGAGCAAGACAATTATCAGAACTACTAGATAGTGATGAACAAATTGCAATTATCGATAAAAGAAGAACTGGACCTAATGTTTCTGAAATTATGGGCGTGTTAGGTAATGTTAAGAATAAAAATGTAATTATTTTTGATGACATTATTGACACTGGTGGAACAATTATTCATGCAGCAGAAACTTTAAAAGCACAAGGGGCAAAAAAAATTATTATTGCTGCAACTCATGGATTATTTTCGAGAGGTTTTGAAATGTTTGAAAATAACCCAATTATAGATGAAGTAATTATTACAAATTCAACTGATCACTCACACCTTTCGCATTTTAAAAAATTAAAAGAGTTATCAATGGCTGAATTTTTAGGATTAGTTATCGAAGCAAATATCAATAATACTTCAATTAGTGAAATTTATGAAGACTATAGCAACGGAAGAGTTTAA
- the rsmG gene encoding 16S rRNA (guanine(527)-N(7))-methyltransferase RsmG, translating to MKTIATEEFNNLINEYLGETNKEIVSKLWIYYSLIEEENQKYNLTGFYGEKLIKEGIIESILIFKNINDQVLDLNQKKVLDIGSGAGFPIIPYFIYNPNFDLTIYEPMQKRVNFLNLVISKCNLKNIRVLKLRAEDSKEYETFDFISARAVSELKNLVEISHHLGKLNSTFCFLKSTSFQKEIYNSSFIQNALKIKYKALDLKTFFSINNVLVYYQKTSKTPDFIPRKWSIIIKDNLKK from the coding sequence ATGAAGACTATAGCAACGGAAGAGTTTAATAATTTAATTAATGAATATTTAGGAGAAACTAACAAGGAAATAGTTTCTAAACTTTGAATCTATTATTCTTTAATAGAAGAAGAAAATCAAAAATATAATTTAACTGGTTTTTATGGCGAAAAACTTATAAAAGAGGGAATTATTGAATCAATATTAATTTTTAAAAACATTAATGATCAGGTTTTAGATTTAAATCAAAAAAAAGTTTTAGACATAGGTTCAGGCGCAGGTTTTCCTATTATTCCTTATTTTATTTATAATCCAAATTTTGATTTAACTATTTATGAGCCAATGCAAAAACGTGTTAACTTTTTAAATTTGGTTATTTCAAAATGTAATTTAAAAAATATTAGAGTTCTTAAATTAAGAGCCGAAGATTCGAAAGAATATGAAACCTTTGATTTCATTAGTGCTAGAGCGGTTTCTGAATTAAAAAACTTGGTAGAAATATCTCACCATTTAGGCAAATTAAATTCTACATTTTGCTTTTTAAAATCAACTAGTTTTCAGAAGGAAATTTATAATTCAAGCTTTATTCAAAACGCTTTAAAAATTAAATATAAGGCTTTAGATTTAAAAACTTTTTTCAGTATTAATAATGTCTTAGTTTATTATCAGAAAACTTCAAAGACACCAGATTTTATTCCAAGAAAATGATCTATAATCATTAAAGATAATCTTAAAAAATAA
- a CDS encoding ABC transporter permease, which yields MKRLFKEVFRSLAKNKVTLVCLTILIFLTTFLFTLLNDVKTSYSRTINAYDKVSKLHDLTVDLDINPSGIIPHQGYNQVDKDNNTLVNSPIQFESSKNGSDVSYTINFPSEDQNYIKIKDTIEGWNVDDNYYLLTEDFLKIYYEQLSGGVTSVNFEINKENPDPNKIREFTFSGENRKFRVFRKEGNKYVLVTNKTTINKDDTITLKNNVKLADILTIAYGPKGPFAQQTVKDSVIEASPLFLNTKTKQASFLTEDYDNWKAEGVLYVISSEKVLELMGFEKDQTNQKWYFKDNAYQNAKIKLQNDKKTNEWNIINEDKLINTFKLGNFIDTNKVESDAPLLQELQSNQIYKIPEDWIKRTEKLVSYNWYRYVLNWNELKDEEKSNWKGSYFKFIEQFSKNNPKEYKTKLYFSYWDKTTTIKYSIGNKYKQTFVQTTPIDKNDLNITFKEAWKGGGNNKNIPLEKQNQEKINLWNIKQIEFNELSDAEPSEEQFLYASNVEKLNEHQNFIRNGALNFARSSILKDIESTVGAENLGIRKTVTVETVNEENAKKNVFHFVDMGDKDKKILGFKNNVGKLYNETLNPSILNSSISNENVDKFLLKPDKNSNKIQKIPSVYTRSLVEAIFKNFTPNINYFNADIRFENYYDFLEKTKIPTLLNGKILTLTTATPELKIKSGSTIVGAIAMPRPNKYIFLTQSNIDGFTDEIVWNKVLINNKDYLTIDEVYNYLVEQDYTVRGEIGPNGWAVVNNQFKNSISLPIAFGSISNDLTTEITQKNTIKTLVERLRSVFVDTDLAKLFDRKDIYRLFKAISDSVEENGLHTLLAIGKTNKFILEKTLLDVIKFLVKPLYQKNNQNLEYININANAFIHNFFNKIFQYFKKQYLASGSTPEERDNYLVSQINNLSGIFNFSKVYIIPQLKISLKDLFIYVKDKERIFDILSNIISSIDFVKFSAIINDWYDRHPYKPFTALNDTYWTMSHERMIISLLSSVKESQFKNAIKNLINLVDFGKILDPDQTSSYYSKWVNAYKNANQELSNETKEQAKKFFKALDANKNGSYANINEGLFSIFSNISVEQFTNSLNKLIKINKYPITANNKIYNDYNTEYLNQSDYLAAFMSSLNLARENEISSSKIIQIQNALIKIFNFSNKTDNFIKELNIAIPTSEEGKVSLLDLAILPKLAFPNDVSEATIPSSYNVQINKYDLVDIQKVIFKVKKAISNNELLKLTKSEFDFVKNEALINEIELNNLETLLSKLEQYYKFVELLKLKNLKPKNNNFNFVLEDNNLQPGSYGDLAYLSAIIDVNNKEKQDNIEILKTLHNLLAKYFASSFMSEGENSIIKNNFILYSLWIKLAYFLNKIERLEDKITIDEKTGKRIIEKRFNKTLSFAQIKLVLKEIYNLALNPEISAKMTNYDKVVNPIPSMGVLGSDSEYKATLLKIPYAHAHTNLANKELVELLKNSTAIDTFKSNLANAQIKEDIINKILDLLVKNSNELTYNFGYIASASQMATFYNRSLVTFLDSFLATNEENPAIKPLINNDYEFDLAFKMATQNANLSNHLSLLNIPKNLLNPLTLLSFPQIPLYYALSPNPNEGNLAYIVKKMLNNLKSSNIQDILYQIEGLTQKFDSSVQYIESKSDTAVDLDLSNFNYLFNRLLTDENGNELEIFGINVTSSIKKSLYKIIEPIQISNLISYSDSGSYVAKINYGYASKNGKEVYTGDISKYLSNPYAMQLFIASLDNKYKVKVNTQEYLIIGIDSSVDYLYPVINEENIQVDTNSQAVVYVNSKGFDRIYSAYPTFAIKTYVLVKAPTDARGRFLENKNPQQLQKQFSEDINKINPNSFKGVYLRDELDNINPERMIRIVTIRSIVNSIKNATLYLITVLTILVAFIIYFIMKRYIEARNKVVGILRAQGYKTSKIALAFCAFGWIPAIVGSLGGYILGFALQKPAMNVLSSYWTLENNIIPVHALAILGTMIIPFIFVSLLIFIITAISVRKKPIELMSGLTEVSVGNFAQRVSAMFRKLPIKARFIASMALNNFWKMFSLFLAFSTTSLISMFFLSSNNIFNKAITKTYKDRLYKFKLDLESPTTEGGPYVTYNKDDINSLLYVPNDLAGNSSSNGSQLDYSNPNFLRPGSSFNTDVIQRPYAPTVLTKSSLDILMDLSVELSPWDITYANMPETQRARVAQIFKRVSKQMQNTQYLIDIKKLKNKENYLDVNGSSIDDIIAVNNLEKFQKDLSENKPEDMSNRTSFFYFIHSGRYKNEQNTGRISEQFKFVEWDPVNETYYKPKAVSTSRYRQEYRNFLVNAYRKIDQLDFFVSFGGIYWNNTTNEKYTYAKTLYDNKEMKIYGYYEDSKFISMHNNKNENLQEKLAKYKYQENKPIPLIINTVAEKKYRLSIGSRIEVELLNHVDRFSHRALFQKAPKTKYTFEVIDISETYINTEMITRKDILDKILGYDTLTKRLKDARKQELDNAIYLNPDKKEELTKLFNRKYEAFNGILSNDITPVQTIDTLTTYSSTGFWGAAATFEVDGASDQSVWEFFKRIFISDESINYVSVYEHNVNAYNQAHPEAKLNYKDVLFKLLNINEIQFQKIVKESNSNEEFKNMARSILTKFYGTQPDTIYGKNIMFGASFDVNSKDIEAGFISGISETVNIILIAFIVMSLLISIIILIVITNIMIASNQRAIATFSVLGYTNSEKISLFFANFVPTIIFACLLMIPVTLLLISVFNAFMMATSQIILPLVLHYSTIIISATICLTVFILTSMATWKSLNKVKAVDALKGK from the coding sequence ATGAAAAGACTATTTAAAGAAGTTTTTAGATCCTTAGCTAAAAACAAAGTTACATTAGTTTGTTTAACAATACTAATATTTTTAACAACATTTTTATTTACATTATTAAATGATGTTAAAACCTCATATTCAAGAACGATTAATGCCTATGATAAGGTATCTAAATTACATGATCTAACGGTGGATTTGGATATTAATCCATCAGGAATCATTCCTCATCAAGGTTATAATCAAGTGGATAAGGATAACAATACATTAGTCAATTCTCCAATACAATTTGAATCATCAAAAAATGGTTCAGATGTTTCATATACAATTAATTTTCCAAGTGAAGATCAAAACTATATAAAAATTAAAGATACTATAGAAGGTTGAAACGTTGATGATAACTATTATTTATTAACTGAAGATTTTTTAAAAATTTATTACGAACAATTATCAGGCGGAGTTACTAGCGTTAATTTTGAAATCAATAAAGAAAACCCTGACCCAAATAAAATTAGAGAATTTACTTTTTCAGGAGAAAACCGTAAATTTAGAGTATTTCGCAAAGAGGGAAATAAATATGTTTTAGTAACCAATAAAACTACAATAAATAAAGATGATACTATTACTTTAAAAAATAATGTCAAGTTGGCTGATATTTTAACTATTGCTTATGGTCCTAAGGGCCCTTTTGCTCAACAAACAGTAAAAGATTCTGTTATCGAAGCTTCTCCGCTATTTTTAAATACCAAAACAAAACAAGCATCATTTTTAACCGAAGATTATGATAATTGAAAAGCTGAAGGAGTACTATATGTCATTTCCTCAGAAAAGGTATTAGAACTTATGGGCTTTGAAAAAGACCAAACAAATCAAAAATGATACTTCAAAGATAATGCTTATCAAAATGCAAAAATTAAACTTCAAAATGATAAAAAAACAAATGAATGAAACATTATTAATGAAGATAAGTTAATTAACACATTTAAATTAGGTAATTTTATCGATACAAATAAAGTTGAATCAGATGCGCCCTTATTACAAGAATTACAATCTAATCAAATTTACAAAATTCCAGAAGATTGAATCAAAAGAACAGAAAAATTAGTTTCTTATAATTGATATCGTTATGTTTTAAATTGAAATGAATTAAAAGATGAAGAAAAATCAAACTGAAAAGGTTCATACTTCAAATTTATTGAACAATTTAGTAAAAATAATCCTAAAGAATATAAGACTAAATTATATTTCTCATATTGAGATAAAACTACGACAATTAAATATTCAATCGGTAATAAATACAAACAAACATTTGTTCAAACCACTCCAATTGACAAAAATGATTTAAATATAACTTTTAAAGAAGCCTGGAAAGGTGGGGGGAATAATAAAAACATTCCTCTTGAAAAACAAAATCAAGAAAAAATAAATCTATGAAACATTAAACAAATTGAATTTAATGAGCTTTCAGATGCTGAACCAAGCGAAGAACAATTTTTATATGCTTCAAATGTTGAAAAATTAAATGAACACCAAAACTTCATTAGAAATGGGGCTTTAAATTTTGCCAGATCTTCTATTCTAAAAGATATCGAGAGCACTGTTGGTGCAGAAAATTTAGGTATTAGAAAAACAGTTACTGTTGAAACTGTAAATGAAGAGAATGCAAAGAAAAATGTGTTCCACTTTGTTGATATGGGTGATAAAGATAAAAAAATTCTTGGTTTTAAAAATAATGTTGGCAAATTATATAATGAAACTTTAAATCCTTCAATATTAAATTCAAGTATTTCAAATGAAAACGTGGATAAATTTTTATTAAAACCAGACAAGAATAGTAATAAGATTCAAAAAATACCTTCAGTTTACACAAGATCATTAGTTGAAGCAATTTTTAAAAACTTTACTCCTAACATTAATTATTTTAATGCTGATATAAGATTTGAAAATTATTATGACTTTTTAGAAAAAACAAAAATACCTACTTTATTAAACGGAAAAATTTTAACTCTAACAACAGCTACACCAGAACTAAAAATAAAATCGGGTTCAACAATTGTTGGAGCCATTGCTATGCCTCGCCCTAATAAATATATTTTCTTAACACAAAGCAACATTGATGGATTTACTGATGAAATTGTTTGAAATAAAGTTTTAATTAATAATAAAGATTATTTAACAATTGATGAAGTCTATAACTACTTAGTTGAACAAGATTATACCGTTCGTGGCGAAATAGGTCCAAATGGGTGAGCAGTAGTTAATAATCAATTTAAAAACTCAATTAGTCTACCAATTGCCTTTGGATCTATCTCAAATGATTTAACAACAGAAATTACTCAAAAGAATACAATTAAAACATTGGTTGAACGTTTAAGATCTGTTTTTGTTGACACAGATTTGGCTAAATTATTTGATCGTAAAGATATTTATCGTTTATTTAAAGCAATTTCAGATTCTGTTGAAGAAAATGGTCTTCATACATTGCTAGCAATTGGAAAGACAAACAAATTTATTTTAGAAAAAACACTGTTAGATGTTATTAAGTTTTTAGTTAAACCTTTATATCAAAAGAATAATCAAAACTTAGAATACATTAACATTAATGCTAATGCCTTTATTCATAATTTCTTTAACAAGATTTTCCAATACTTTAAGAAACAATATCTTGCTTCAGGTTCAACACCAGAAGAAAGAGATAATTATTTAGTTTCACAAATAAATAATTTAAGTGGGATATTTAACTTTTCAAAAGTTTATATTATTCCTCAATTAAAAATATCATTAAAAGATTTATTTATTTATGTAAAAGATAAAGAAAGAATTTTTGATATTTTAAGTAATATTATTTCTTCAATTGATTTTGTTAAGTTTTCCGCAATTATTAATGATTGATATGATCGTCATCCTTACAAACCTTTTACAGCGTTAAATGATACATATTGAACTATGTCGCATGAAAGAATGATTATTTCTTTATTAAGTTCCGTTAAAGAAAGTCAATTTAAAAATGCAATTAAGAATTTAATTAACTTAGTTGATTTTGGAAAAATTTTAGATCCAGATCAAACAAGCAGTTATTATTCGAAATGAGTTAATGCATATAAGAATGCAAACCAAGAATTAAGCAACGAAACTAAAGAACAAGCTAAGAAATTCTTTAAAGCTTTAGACGCTAACAAAAATGGTTCATATGCAAATATTAATGAAGGTTTATTTAGCATTTTTTCAAATATTAGTGTTGAACAATTTACTAATTCATTAAATAAATTAATTAAGATTAATAAATATCCAATTACAGCAAATAATAAAATTTATAATGACTATAATACAGAATATTTAAATCAATCTGATTATCTAGCTGCATTTATGTCTTCATTAAATTTAGCTAGGGAAAACGAAATTTCTTCAAGCAAAATTATTCAGATTCAAAATGCTTTGATTAAAATATTTAACTTTTCAAATAAAACAGACAACTTTATTAAGGAATTAAATATTGCTATTCCTACTTCCGAAGAAGGTAAGGTTTCATTACTTGATTTAGCGATCTTACCTAAATTAGCATTTCCAAATGACGTTAGTGAAGCAACTATTCCTTCTTCATATAATGTTCAAATAAATAAATACGATTTAGTAGATATTCAAAAAGTTATTTTTAAAGTAAAAAAGGCAATTTCAAATAATGAATTATTAAAATTAACAAAATCTGAGTTTGATTTTGTTAAAAACGAAGCACTTATTAATGAAATTGAATTAAATAATTTAGAAACATTATTAAGTAAGCTAGAACAATATTATAAATTTGTTGAATTATTAAAACTAAAGAATCTAAAACCAAAAAATAACAATTTTAATTTTGTTTTAGAAGATAATAACTTACAACCAGGTTCATATGGTGATTTAGCTTATTTATCAGCAATAATAGATGTTAATAATAAAGAAAAACAAGATAATATTGAAATATTAAAAACATTACATAATTTATTAGCAAAATACTTTGCTTCATCATTTATGAGTGAAGGTGAAAATTCAATTATTAAGAATAATTTTATTTTATATAGTCTTTGAATTAAATTAGCTTATTTCTTAAATAAAATAGAAAGACTAGAAGATAAAATAACAATTGATGAGAAAACTGGTAAAAGAATTATTGAAAAAAGATTTAATAAAACATTATCTTTTGCTCAAATTAAATTAGTTTTAAAAGAAATTTATAATTTAGCACTTAACCCAGAAATATCAGCTAAGATGACTAATTATGATAAAGTTGTAAATCCAATTCCAAGTATGGGTGTTTTAGGGAGTGATAGCGAGTATAAGGCCACTTTATTAAAAATCCCTTATGCACACGCACATACAAACTTAGCAAATAAAGAATTGGTTGAATTATTAAAAAACTCAACAGCAATTGACACTTTCAAATCTAATTTAGCCAATGCTCAAATTAAAGAAGATATTATTAATAAAATTTTAGATTTATTAGTAAAAAATTCAAATGAGTTAACCTACAACTTTGGTTATATTGCGTCTGCTTCACAAATGGCAACTTTCTATAACAGAAGTTTAGTCACTTTCTTGGATTCATTTCTTGCTACAAATGAAGAAAATCCAGCAATAAAACCACTAATTAATAATGATTACGAATTTGATTTAGCATTTAAAATGGCTACACAAAATGCAAACTTAAGTAATCATTTATCTTTATTAAACATTCCTAAGAACTTATTAAATCCTTTAACACTTTTAAGTTTTCCTCAAATTCCTTTATACTATGCTTTAAGCCCAAATCCTAACGAAGGAAACCTTGCTTATATTGTCAAGAAGATGCTAAACAATTTAAAATCTTCAAATATTCAAGATATCCTATATCAAATTGAAGGATTAACTCAAAAATTCGATAGTTCTGTGCAATACATTGAATCAAAAAGTGATACTGCTGTTGATCTAGATTTATCAAACTTTAATTATTTATTTAATAGATTATTAACAGATGAAAATGGTAATGAGCTAGAAATTTTTGGAATTAATGTTACTTCATCTATTAAAAAGTCACTTTACAAAATTATTGAACCAATTCAAATATCAAACTTAATTTCTTATTCTGATTCTGGTTCATATGTAGCTAAAATTAATTATGGTTATGCTTCAAAAAATGGAAAAGAAGTATATACTGGCGACATTAGTAAATATTTATCAAACCCATATGCAATGCAATTATTTATTGCTTCATTAGATAATAAATATAAAGTTAAGGTTAATACACAAGAATATTTAATTATTGGTATTGACTCAAGCGTCGATTATTTATACCCTGTAATTAATGAAGAAAATATTCAAGTTGATACTAATTCCCAAGCAGTTGTTTATGTTAACTCAAAAGGATTTGACCGTATTTATTCAGCTTATCCAACATTTGCTATTAAAACATATGTACTTGTTAAAGCACCAACTGATGCGAGAGGAAGATTTTTAGAAAACAAAAACCCTCAACAACTTCAAAAACAATTTAGTGAAGATATAAATAAAATAAATCCAAATTCATTTAAGGGAGTCTATTTAAGAGATGAGTTAGATAATATTAACCCTGAGAGAATGATTAGAATTGTTACAATTAGATCAATTGTTAACTCAATTAAAAACGCAACTTTATATCTAATTACTGTTTTAACAATCTTAGTAGCATTCATTATTTACTTTATTATGAAGAGATATATTGAAGCAAGAAATAAGGTTGTCGGTATTTTAAGAGCACAAGGTTATAAAACTTCAAAAATTGCGTTAGCCTTTTGTGCTTTTGGTTGAATACCAGCAATAGTTGGATCTTTAGGTGGATATATTTTAGGTTTTGCTCTTCAAAAACCAGCAATGAATGTTTTATCTTCTTACTGAACATTGGAAAATAATATTATTCCGGTTCATGCACTGGCAATTTTAGGAACAATGATTATTCCATTCATTTTTGTCAGCTTATTAATCTTTATTATAACTGCTATTTCGGTTCGTAAAAAGCCAATTGAATTAATGAGTGGATTAACTGAAGTTAGTGTTGGAAACTTTGCACAAAGAGTCTCAGCAATGTTTAGAAAATTACCAATCAAAGCAAGATTTATAGCTTCAATGGCATTAAATAATTTCTGAAAAATGTTTTCACTATTCTTAGCCTTTTCAACAACATCATTAATTTCAATGTTCTTCTTATCTTCAAATAATATTTTTAACAAGGCAATTACTAAAACATATAAAGATCGTCTATATAAATTTAAGTTAGACCTAGAAAGTCCGACAACTGAAGGCGGACCATATGTAACATATAATAAAGATGATATTAACTCTTTACTTTATGTTCCAAATGATTTAGCGGGAAACTCATCATCAAATGGAAGCCAATTAGATTATTCTAACCCTAACTTTTTAAGACCGGGTAGCTCATTTAATACCGACGTTATTCAACGTCCTTACGCACCAACGGTTTTAACAAAATCATCACTGGATATTTTAATGGATTTATCTGTTGAATTAAGTCCTTGAGATATTACATATGCAAATATGCCAGAAACACAAAGAGCTAGAGTGGCACAAATTTTCAAACGTGTTTCAAAACAAATGCAAAATACTCAATATTTAATTGATATTAAAAAATTAAAGAATAAAGAAAATTATTTAGATGTTAATGGTTCTTCAATAGATGATATTATTGCTGTGAATAATTTAGAAAAATTCCAAAAAGATTTATCCGAAAATAAACCTGAAGATATGAGTAATAGAACAAGTTTCTTCTACTTTATTCACTCAGGAAGATATAAAAATGAACAAAATACTGGACGTATTAGTGAACAATTTAAATTTGTTGAATGAGATCCAGTAAATGAAACATACTACAAACCAAAAGCGGTTTCAACTTCAAGATACCGTCAAGAATATAGAAACTTCTTAGTTAATGCATACCGTAAAATTGATCAGTTAGATTTCTTTGTATCATTTGGTGGTATTTATTGAAATAATACAACAAATGAAAAATACACTTATGCCAAAACATTGTATGACAATAAAGAAATGAAGATTTATGGATATTATGAAGATAGTAAGTTTATTTCAATGCATAATAATAAAAATGAAAATTTACAAGAAAAACTAGCTAAATATAAATATCAAGAAAATAAACCGATTCCGTTAATTATCAACACTGTAGCTGAGAAAAAATACCGTTTATCAATCGGATCAAGAATTGAAGTAGAATTATTGAACCACGTTGATAGATTTAGCCACCGTGCTTTATTCCAAAAGGCTCCAAAAACTAAATATACATTTGAGGTTATTGATATTTCTGAAACATATATCAACACCGAAATGATTACAAGAAAAGATATCTTAGATAAGATTTTAGGTTATGATACTTTAACTAAACGTCTAAAAGATGCACGTAAACAAGAATTAGATAATGCAATTTATTTAAACCCAGATAAAAAAGAAGAATTAACCAAACTATTTAATAGAAAATACGAAGCATTTAATGGTATCCTATCAAATGATATTACTCCTGTTCAAACCATTGATACATTAACAACATATTCATCAACAGGATTCTGAGGAGCTGCAGCAACATTTGAAGTAGACGGCGCTAGTGATCAAAGCGTTTGAGAATTCTTTAAGAGAATATTTATTTCTGATGAAAGTATTAACTATGTTTCAGTATATGAGCATAATGTTAATGCTTATAATCAAGCTCATCCTGAAGCGAAATTAAATTACAAAGATGTTTTATTTAAATTATTAAATATTAATGAAATACAGTTCCAAAAAATTGTTAAGGAATCTAATTCAAATGAAGAATTTAAGAATATGGCACGTTCTATTCTAACTAAGTTCTATGGAACACAACCAGATACAATTTATGGTAAAAATATAATGTTTGGTGCTTCATTTGATGTTAATAGTAAAGACATTGAAGCAGGATTTATTTCTGGAATTTCAGAAACAGTTAATATTATTTTAATTGCATTTATTGTTATGTCATTATTAATATCAATTATCATTTTAATTGTTATTACAAACATTATGATCGCATCTAACCAAAGAGCAATAGCAACATTCTCAGTATTAGGTTATACAAACAGTGAAAAAATTTCATTATTCTTTGCTAACTTTGTTCCAACAATTATCTTTGCCTGCTTATTAATGATTCCTGTTACATTATTATTAATATCAGTCTTTAATGCATTTATGATGGCAACATCACAAATTATTCTTCCACTAGTTTTACATTACTCAACAATTATTATTTCAGCAACAATTTGCTTAACAGTATTTATTTTAACATCTATGGCAACATGAAAGAGTTTAAATAAGGTTAAAGCTGTTGATGCTCTGAAAGGAAAATAA
- a CDS encoding ABC transporter ATP-binding protein, producing MPRKNKKDLHNNLNELSPIEIYKHDKPFEIQDEGLTVKVLDKNTLKQYKLANDKPRKKDGLEKEKNTEGNIVEVSDVKKTYLSGNVATDVLKGISFSIKKGEIAILYGKSGSGKSTLLNIISALDRPTSGKVIVNDVNLPYLSNSKQTLFRRNNISFIFQNYNLLQNLNSYDNVETGAYLQKDKAKHLDIKKLFKDFDLEQCMFKYPSQMSGGQQQRVSILRAIAKNADILVADEPTGALDEKTGQIVLKILQEINRDYGTTIIIVSHDPDVAQMADKVIYLELGHIKDIILQDRKWLIEKNKKEM from the coding sequence ATGCCAAGAAAAAATAAGAAAGATTTACATAATAATTTAAATGAATTAAGCCCAATTGAAATTTATAAACATGATAAACCTTTTGAAATTCAAGATGAGGGTTTAACTGTTAAAGTGTTGGACAAGAATACTTTGAAACAATATAAATTAGCTAATGACAAACCACGTAAAAAAGACGGATTAGAAAAAGAAAAAAACACTGAAGGTAACATTGTTGAAGTTAGCGATGTTAAAAAAACCTATTTATCGGGTAATGTTGCAACTGATGTTTTAAAAGGTATTTCTTTCTCAATCAAAAAAGGTGAAATTGCAATTTTATATGGTAAATCTGGTTCAGGAAAATCAACACTTTTAAATATTATTAGTGCTTTAGATCGTCCTACCAGTGGTAAGGTTATTGTTAATGATGTTAACCTACCTTATTTAAGCAATTCAAAACAAACACTTTTTAGAAGGAACAACATTTCATTTATTTTTCAAAACTATAATTTATTGCAAAATTTAAATAGTTATGACAATGTCGAAACAGGTGCATACTTACAAAAAGACAAAGCAAAGCATTTAGATATTAAAAAATTATTTAAAGATTTTGATTTAGAACAATGTATGTTTAAGTATCCTTCACAAATGTCTGGTGGGCAACAACAACGAGTATCAATTTTAAGGGCTATTGCTAAAAATGCCGATATCTTAGTAGCTGATGAGCCAACTGGGGCACTTGATGAAAAAACTGGTCAAATTGTTTTAAAAATTTTACAAGAAATTAATCGCGATTATGGGACAACAATAATCATTGTTTCTCATGACCCTGATGTAGCTCAAATGGCCGATAAAGTTATTTATTTAGAATTAGGTCATATTAAAGATATAATATTACAAGATCGTAAATGATTAATTGAGAAAAATAAAAAGGAGATGTAA